One window of Nymphaea colorata isolate Beijing-Zhang1983 chromosome 11, ASM883128v2, whole genome shotgun sequence genomic DNA carries:
- the LOC116264318 gene encoding katanin p80 WD40 repeat-containing subunit B1 homolog KTN80.4-like isoform X2, giving the protein MKRGYKLQEFVAHSSNVNCLKIGKKSSRVVVTGGEDQKVNLWAIGKPNSILSLSGHTSPVESVTFDSSEVFVVAGASSGTIKLWDLEEAKIVRTLTGHRSNCISVDFHPFGEFFASGSLDTNLKIWDIRRKGCIHTYKGHSRGVNYIKFTPDGRWVVSGGEDNVVKLWDLTAGKLLHDFKCHEGQIQCMDFHPHEFLLATGSSDRTVKFWDLETFELIGSAGPEASGIRSMVFNPDGRTLFCGLHESLKVFSWEPVRCHDIVDMGWSKLADLNIHDGKLLGCSFNQSCVGVWVADISRIAPYAVGGLSKNGHPETKSNIKESQSVQKLENSVKANIKSFSPLLNPEPKEAKVYIPSIFAETPPRTPPRFGLSNDSKTLASNSAAASHASALKKRTVPKVPSAATTHVLSEPEVVPVVVPRNGQKFEQQADSKVVPRPDLPAIVARNSQKLEQPADSKAENATVERPVFASKPSHARRQSIGKGGSDIEPTSTNCESSKRKNNELNHEPLKNFFPGLDAKSDGSGCGEQNGTSIRNVAEKFERSFSVGHKPSIRSENCDVKVPNRRRASTVGYLEERRHSSGRTRTLVDSWERRERSPNNDTQTMSSSSDSVSELAASIPVSSQLPAVECGLPSVSNEDECDSAMQGHHVFLREMQFRLTKLQVVRRSLGANNIKGAINTMEKMNDHSVEADAISVFLEKFDFITLDTCASLLPLLTGLLSSKIDRHISVSLEMLLKLVRTFGPVIHSTVSARTVVGVDLHAEERLERCNQCFAELQKVKQSLSSLLRKGGLLSKAACELNLALEEV; this is encoded by the exons ATGAAGCGTGGGTACAAGCTCC AGGAATTTGTGGCGCATAGCTCGAATGTGAATTGCTTGAAGATCGGGAAAAAATCGTCCAGAGTCGTCGTCACCGGCGGGGAGGATCAAAAGGTTAATCTATGGGCGATTGGGAAGCCTAATTCTATCCTG AGCCTTTCTGGTCACACAAGTCCAGTTGAATCTGTAACATTTGACTCTTCAGAAGTTTTTGTTGTTGCTGGAGCCTCAAGTGGCACAATAAAGCTTTGGGACTTAGAGGAAGCAAAAA TTGTTCGGACACTTACTGGACACAGATCTAACTGTATTTCGGTTGATTTCCATCCTTTTGGCGAGTTCTTTGCTTCTGGTTCTTTGGATACTAATTTGAAGATATGGGATATTAGAAGAAAAGGATGCATTCATACATACAAGGGGCATAGTCGAGGTGTCAATTACATTAAATTCACTCCAGATGGTCGTTGGGTTGTTTCTGGTGGAGAAGATAATGTTGTTAAG CTCTGGGATTTGACTGCTGGAAAGCTCCTCCATGATTTCAAGTGTCACGAAGGGCAAATACAGTGCATGGATTTTCATCCCCATGAATTTCTACTTGCAACAG GTTCTTCTGATAGAACAGTCAAGTTTTGGGATCTAGAGACTTTTGAACTTATTGGGTCTGCAGGACCTGAG GCTTCGGGGATACGTTCTATGGTCTTTAACCCTGATGGAAGAACTCTCTTCTGTGGGTTGCATGAATCCTTGAAG GTGTTCTCATGGGAGCCAGTTAGATGCCATGATATAGTTGACATGGGATGGTCCAAATTGGCTGATCTCAATATACATGATGGGAAACTTTTAGGCTGTTCCTTCAACCAAAGTTGTGTTGGAGTATGGGTTGCTGATATCTCG CGGATAGCACCCTATGCAGTTGGTGGGTTGTCAAAAAATGGTCACCCGGAAACCAAGTCCAATATAAAGGAAAGTCAATCTGTACAAAAATTAGAGAATAGTGTAAAAGCTAACATTAAATCGTTTTCTCCACTCCTGAATCCTGAACCAAAAGAGGCGAAAGTTTACATACCATCAATCT TTGCTGAAACTCCTCCACGTACTCCCCCAAGATTTGGTCTAAGTAATGACTCCAAAACCCTTGCTTCTAATTCAGCAGCAGCATCCCATGCATCTGCTTTGAAGAAAAGGACTGTGCCAAAAGTACCATCAGCAGCTACCACCCATGTCCTTTCTGAACCTGAGGTTGTGCCTGTCGTTGTCCCTAGAAATGGCCAGAAGTTTGAGCAACAAGCTGATTCCAAGGTCGTCCCTAGACCTGATTTACCTGCTATTGTCGCTAGAAACAGTCAAAAACTTGAGCAACCAGCTGATTCAAAAGCTGAAAATGCCACTGTTGAAAGGCCAGTTTTTGCATCAAAGCCATCACATGCACGGAGGCAATCAATTGGTAAAGGTGGTAGTGACATTGAACCAACTTCAACCAACTGTGAATCATCTAAGCGCAAGAACAATGAGTTGAATCATGAACCACTAAAGAACTTCTTTCCTGGTCTGGATGCAAAAAGTGATGGCTCTGGTTGTGGTGAACAAAATGGGACCAGTATCAGAAATGTTGCTGAAAAGTTTGAAAGGAGTTTTTCAGTAGGACACAAACCGAGCATTCGttctgaaaatt GTGATGTTAAAGTGCCCAATAGAAGAAGAGCAAGTACTGTTGGATATTTAGAAG AGAGAAGGCACTCCTCGGGAAGAACGCGTACCCTGGTTGATAGCTGGGAGAGGAGGGAAAGATCTCCAAACAATGACACACAAACGATGAGTTCTTCCTCTGACTCAGTTTCCGAGCTTGCTGCCTCAATCCCTGTTTCA AGTCAGCTTCCGGCTGTTGAGTGTGGCTTGCCTTCAGTTTCAAATGAAGACGAATGTGATAGTGCCATGCAAGGTCATCACGTATTTTTAAGAGAAATGCAGTTTCGTCTTACAAAGCTACAG GTAGTGCGGCGGTCCTTAGGGGCAAATAACATAAAGGGTGCTATCAATACCATGGAAAAGATGAATGATCATTCT GTGGAGGCTGATGCAATCAGTGTATTCTTAGAGAAATTTGACTTTATCACACTTGATACCTGTGCTTCTTTGTTACCACTGCTTACTGGCTTGCTAAGCAGCAAAATTGACAG GCATATAAGTGTATCATTGGAGATGTTGCTAAAGCTTGTGAGGACCTTTGGGCCAGTAATCCATTCAACAGTATCAGCACGAACAGTGGTTGGGGTTGATCTTCATGCCGAAGAACG GCTGGAGCGCTGCAATCAGTGCTTTGCAGAGTTACAAAAGGTTAAGCAGAGCCTTAGTTCTCTATTAAG GAAGGGTGGGCTTCTATCAAAAGCTGCCTGCGAGTTAAATCTAGCACTTGAGGAAGTATAA
- the LOC116264318 gene encoding katanin p80 WD40 repeat-containing subunit B1 homolog KTN80.4-like isoform X1 yields MKRGYKLQEFVAHSSNVNCLKIGKKSSRVVVTGGEDQKVNLWAIGKPNSILSLSGHTSPVESVTFDSSEVFVVAGASSGTIKLWDLEEAKIVRTLTGHRSNCISVDFHPFGEFFASGSLDTNLKIWDIRRKGCIHTYKGHSRGVNYIKFTPDGRWVVSGGEDNVVKLWDLTAGKLLHDFKCHEGQIQCMDFHPHEFLLATGSSDRTVKFWDLETFELIGSAGPEASGIRSMVFNPDGRTLFCGLHESLKVFSWEPVRCHDIVDMGWSKLADLNIHDGKLLGCSFNQSCVGVWVADISRIAPYAVGGLSKNGHPETKSNIKESQSVQKLENSVKANIKSFSPLLNPEPKEAKVYIPSIFAETPPRTPPRFGLSNDSKTLASNSAAASHASALKKRTVPKVPSAATTHVLSEPEVVPVVVPRNGQKFEQQADSKVVPRPDLPAIVARNSQKLEQPADSKAENATVERPVFASKPSHARRQSIGKGGSDIEPTSTNCESSKRKNNELNHEPLKNFFPGLDAKSDGSGCGEQNGTSIRNVAEKFERSFSVGHKPSIRSENCDVKVPNRRRASTVGYLEERRHSSGRTRTLVDSWERRERSPNNDTQTMSSSSDSVSELAASIPVSKSQLPAVECGLPSVSNEDECDSAMQGHHVFLREMQFRLTKLQVVRRSLGANNIKGAINTMEKMNDHSVEADAISVFLEKFDFITLDTCASLLPLLTGLLSSKIDRHISVSLEMLLKLVRTFGPVIHSTVSARTVVGVDLHAEERLERCNQCFAELQKVKQSLSSLLRKGGLLSKAACELNLALEEV; encoded by the exons ATGAAGCGTGGGTACAAGCTCC AGGAATTTGTGGCGCATAGCTCGAATGTGAATTGCTTGAAGATCGGGAAAAAATCGTCCAGAGTCGTCGTCACCGGCGGGGAGGATCAAAAGGTTAATCTATGGGCGATTGGGAAGCCTAATTCTATCCTG AGCCTTTCTGGTCACACAAGTCCAGTTGAATCTGTAACATTTGACTCTTCAGAAGTTTTTGTTGTTGCTGGAGCCTCAAGTGGCACAATAAAGCTTTGGGACTTAGAGGAAGCAAAAA TTGTTCGGACACTTACTGGACACAGATCTAACTGTATTTCGGTTGATTTCCATCCTTTTGGCGAGTTCTTTGCTTCTGGTTCTTTGGATACTAATTTGAAGATATGGGATATTAGAAGAAAAGGATGCATTCATACATACAAGGGGCATAGTCGAGGTGTCAATTACATTAAATTCACTCCAGATGGTCGTTGGGTTGTTTCTGGTGGAGAAGATAATGTTGTTAAG CTCTGGGATTTGACTGCTGGAAAGCTCCTCCATGATTTCAAGTGTCACGAAGGGCAAATACAGTGCATGGATTTTCATCCCCATGAATTTCTACTTGCAACAG GTTCTTCTGATAGAACAGTCAAGTTTTGGGATCTAGAGACTTTTGAACTTATTGGGTCTGCAGGACCTGAG GCTTCGGGGATACGTTCTATGGTCTTTAACCCTGATGGAAGAACTCTCTTCTGTGGGTTGCATGAATCCTTGAAG GTGTTCTCATGGGAGCCAGTTAGATGCCATGATATAGTTGACATGGGATGGTCCAAATTGGCTGATCTCAATATACATGATGGGAAACTTTTAGGCTGTTCCTTCAACCAAAGTTGTGTTGGAGTATGGGTTGCTGATATCTCG CGGATAGCACCCTATGCAGTTGGTGGGTTGTCAAAAAATGGTCACCCGGAAACCAAGTCCAATATAAAGGAAAGTCAATCTGTACAAAAATTAGAGAATAGTGTAAAAGCTAACATTAAATCGTTTTCTCCACTCCTGAATCCTGAACCAAAAGAGGCGAAAGTTTACATACCATCAATCT TTGCTGAAACTCCTCCACGTACTCCCCCAAGATTTGGTCTAAGTAATGACTCCAAAACCCTTGCTTCTAATTCAGCAGCAGCATCCCATGCATCTGCTTTGAAGAAAAGGACTGTGCCAAAAGTACCATCAGCAGCTACCACCCATGTCCTTTCTGAACCTGAGGTTGTGCCTGTCGTTGTCCCTAGAAATGGCCAGAAGTTTGAGCAACAAGCTGATTCCAAGGTCGTCCCTAGACCTGATTTACCTGCTATTGTCGCTAGAAACAGTCAAAAACTTGAGCAACCAGCTGATTCAAAAGCTGAAAATGCCACTGTTGAAAGGCCAGTTTTTGCATCAAAGCCATCACATGCACGGAGGCAATCAATTGGTAAAGGTGGTAGTGACATTGAACCAACTTCAACCAACTGTGAATCATCTAAGCGCAAGAACAATGAGTTGAATCATGAACCACTAAAGAACTTCTTTCCTGGTCTGGATGCAAAAAGTGATGGCTCTGGTTGTGGTGAACAAAATGGGACCAGTATCAGAAATGTTGCTGAAAAGTTTGAAAGGAGTTTTTCAGTAGGACACAAACCGAGCATTCGttctgaaaatt GTGATGTTAAAGTGCCCAATAGAAGAAGAGCAAGTACTGTTGGATATTTAGAAG AGAGAAGGCACTCCTCGGGAAGAACGCGTACCCTGGTTGATAGCTGGGAGAGGAGGGAAAGATCTCCAAACAATGACACACAAACGATGAGTTCTTCCTCTGACTCAGTTTCCGAGCTTGCTGCCTCAATCCCTGTTTCA AAGAGTCAGCTTCCGGCTGTTGAGTGTGGCTTGCCTTCAGTTTCAAATGAAGACGAATGTGATAGTGCCATGCAAGGTCATCACGTATTTTTAAGAGAAATGCAGTTTCGTCTTACAAAGCTACAG GTAGTGCGGCGGTCCTTAGGGGCAAATAACATAAAGGGTGCTATCAATACCATGGAAAAGATGAATGATCATTCT GTGGAGGCTGATGCAATCAGTGTATTCTTAGAGAAATTTGACTTTATCACACTTGATACCTGTGCTTCTTTGTTACCACTGCTTACTGGCTTGCTAAGCAGCAAAATTGACAG GCATATAAGTGTATCATTGGAGATGTTGCTAAAGCTTGTGAGGACCTTTGGGCCAGTAATCCATTCAACAGTATCAGCACGAACAGTGGTTGGGGTTGATCTTCATGCCGAAGAACG GCTGGAGCGCTGCAATCAGTGCTTTGCAGAGTTACAAAAGGTTAAGCAGAGCCTTAGTTCTCTATTAAG GAAGGGTGGGCTTCTATCAAAAGCTGCCTGCGAGTTAAATCTAGCACTTGAGGAAGTATAA
- the LOC116264345 gene encoding uncharacterized protein LOC116264345, with protein sequence MKFTWTNNRVGHDNVMSKINRCYVSKEWVDDPDISLYLEVLPRTISDHNPILLYISKLMFRTWGHSPFRHFQYWQDIIDYGDQVLSAWTVDTRGCAVIKLILKLEAIRKCGVKGIATGRRRQNKIKTISHEGQLLTETLEIFTACTDYFASLLGTTERSGCLPHTLAWGLTVLPKENADLLKPIRESEIAWAVMEADRDSAPGPDEFGNSFFQSNWLIV encoded by the exons ATGAAGTTCACCTGGACCAATAACCGCGTAGGCCATGACAATGTCATGTCCAAGATTAACAGATGCTATGTCTCCAAGGAATGGGTGGATGATCCAGACATCTCGCTGTACCTGGAGGTGCTCCCAAGAACCATCTCTGACCATAATCCTATTTTGCTTTATATTTCTAAGCTCATGTTTAGAACTTGGGGTCATTCCCCATTTCGGCATTTTCAGTATTGGCAGGACATAATAGATTACGGTGACCAAGTTCTTTCAGCTTGGACGGTGGATACAAGGGGTTGCGCTGTGATTAAACTCATCCTCAAATTGGAGGCTATCCGAAAGTGTGGTGTAAAG GGGATTGCTACTGGGAGGAGGAGGCAGAATAAAATCAAAACCATATCCCATGAGGGTCAGCTCTTAACTGAAACTCTAGAGATTTTTACAGCTTGCACAGACTACTTTGCCAGCCTTCTAGGGACTACTGAACGCTCAGGGTGCTTACCTCATACACTCGCTTGGGGTCTGACTGTGTTGCCAAAGGAGAATGCCGATCTTTTGAAACCTATTAGAGAATCTGAAATCGCCTGGGCAGTCATGGAGGCGGATAGGGACTCCGCACCTGGTCCAGATGAGTTTGGCAATAGCTTCTTTCAAAGCAATTGGCTCATTGTGTAG